The proteins below come from a single Anaerolineae bacterium genomic window:
- a CDS encoding SDR family oxidoreductase — MRVLITGGAGFIGSHLCDYLLEKGHTVIAMDNLVTGSTRNIEHLIGHERFLFIKHDVTEYIYLKGPVDAVLHLASLPSPVDYLRHPIKTLKVGALGTHKTLGFALAKGARYLLASTSEVYGDPEVHPQPESYWGHVNPVGPRGVYDESKRFAEAMTMAYHRAHGLDTRIVRIFNTYGPRMRLDDGRVVPNFIKQALLGEPLTVYDSGERTRSFCYVSDLVDGIYRLLMSDEVEPVNLGNPCEITIREFAEKVREIAGSTSPIAYITPEDDRTRDDPRTRRPDISKARRILGWEPKVGLEEGLRLTIEWFREYLGLKK; from the coding sequence ATGCGCGTGCTGATTACCGGCGGTGCCGGCTTCATTGGCTCTCACCTGTGCGACTACCTGCTGGAGAAGGGCCATACCGTCATCGCCATGGATAACCTGGTCACCGGCTCGACACGGAATATCGAGCATTTGATTGGTCACGAGCGCTTCCTGTTCATCAAGCACGACGTGACCGAATACATCTATCTGAAAGGCCCCGTGGACGCCGTCCTGCACCTGGCCTCCCTGCCCAGCCCCGTGGACTACCTGCGCCATCCCATCAAGACCCTCAAGGTCGGCGCCCTGGGCACCCACAAGACCCTGGGTTTTGCCCTGGCAAAAGGGGCGCGCTACCTGCTCGCCTCCACGTCGGAGGTCTACGGCGATCCCGAGGTGCACCCCCAGCCCGAGTCCTACTGGGGGCATGTGAATCCGGTCGGCCCGCGCGGGGTCTACGACGAGTCCAAGCGCTTCGCCGAGGCCATGACGATGGCCTATCACCGCGCCCACGGCCTGGACACCCGCATCGTGCGCATCTTCAACACGTACGGCCCCCGCATGCGCCTGGACGACGGCCGGGTGGTGCCCAATTTCATCAAGCAGGCCCTGCTGGGAGAACCGCTGACGGTGTATGATTCCGGAGAGCGCACCCGCTCCTTCTGCTACGTCAGCGACCTGGTGGACGGCATCTACCGCCTGCTGATGTCGGACGAGGTGGAGCCTGTCAACCTGGGCAATCCCTGTGAGATCACGATCCGGGAGTTCGCCGAGAAGGTCAGGGAGATCGCCGGCAGTACCTCCCCCATCGCCTACATCACGCCCGAGGATGACCGCACGCGCGACGACCCGCGCACCCGCCGGCCCGATATCTCCAAGGCGCGGCGCATCCTGGGCTGGGAGCCCAAGGTGGGTCTCGAAGAGGGCTTGCGCCTCACCATCGAGTGGTTCCGCGAGTACCTGGGGCTGAAGAAGTAA